The Elaeis guineensis isolate ETL-2024a chromosome 13, EG11, whole genome shotgun sequence genome includes a region encoding these proteins:
- the LOC105056393 gene encoding probable histidine kinase 4, with product MAEMVAGDRRWWLYRKAMVVLWVSASVGIWVGLHWYIRRVSMRKAEESLVSMCEERARMLQDQFAVSVNHVHALAILVSTFHYQKHPPALDQETFADYTARTAFERPLLSGVAYAQRVVHSERELFESQQGWMIKTMKREPSPVQDEYAPVIYSQETISYIEALDMMSGEEDRENILRARATGKAVLTSPFRLLGSNHLGVVLTFPVYRSGLPADAMVEERVEATAGYLGGAFDVESLVENLLRQLAGNQDIMVNVYDVTNASEPLVMYGSQFPDGYMSFSHVSMLDFGDPFRRHQMECRYSNKPPIPLSAITTPSGVFVICMLAGYILYAAWNRYDNVKEDCRKMEELKKQAEAADVAKSQFLATVSHEIRTPMNGVLGMLDMLLDTNLNLTQKDYAQTAQVCGKALISLINEVLDRAKIEAGKLEIESVPFDLRSILDDVISLFSAKSREKGIELAVYVSDRVPEILMGDPGRFRQIITNLVGNSVKFTERGHIFVQVHLAEHSNTITEAKVETGLNGHSGEAKIISTGTAFDTLSGLEAADCRNSWENFKMVLSHEQTLPTSSGMPNDNYADKVTLMVTVEDTGIGIPFHAQNRVFTPFMQADSSTSRNYGGTGIGLSISKCLVELMGGQINFVSRPHVGSTFTFTAVLQRCDKSAGSDAKRALSEVLPTCFGGTRAILVDRRPVRGAVTRYHLQRLGISVECVSTINEVPNAIQGQNGCLRSGTHSKQPCILLIEHDSWDTKADVCLCNQLIQWKENGRIIEIPKVVLLVTSESDKTKAGSDVDIVIMKPLRASTVAACFQQVLGIGKQQTRDRPKGSASLSGLLDGKNILVVDDNKVNLRVAAGVLKKYGANVECAESGKDALSLLQLPHKFDACFMDVQMPEMDGFEATRQIRLMESKATEKNRIGPAPEEGSLKTAWHLPILAMTADVIQATYEECLKCGMDGYVSKPFEEAQLYQAVAEFLVSDS from the exons ATGGCGGAGATGGTGGCAGGGGACCGGAGGTGGTGGCTGTACCGCAAGGCCATGGTGGTGCTCTGGGTGTCGGCCTCTGTGGGGATATGGGTGGGACTCCATTGGTACATCAGGAGAGTGAGCATGAGGAAGGCTGAGGAGTCCCTCGTAAGCATGTGCGAGGAGCGTGCAAGGATGTTGCAGGACCAGTTTGCGGTGAGCGTCAACCATGTCCACGCCCTTGCCATCCTCGTCTCCACCTTCCATTACCAGAAGCACCCGCCCGCCCTCGATCAG GAGACATTTGCAGATTATACTGCGAGGACGGCATTCGAGCGGCCATTGTTGAGTGGAGTGGCATATGCTCAACGGGTTGTTCATTCTGAAAGAGAGTTGTTTGAAAGTCAGCAGGGGTGGATGATCAAGACTATGAAACGAGAGCCATCGCCAGTTCAAGATGAGTATGCACCTGTGATATATTCTCAGGAGACTATATCCTATATTGAAGCTCTTGACATGATGTCTGGAGAG GAGGATCGAGAAAATATCTTAAGGGCCAGGGCTACTGGCAAAGCTGTTCTTACAAGCCCATTCAGACTGCTGGGATCCAATCATCTGGGTGTGGTCTTAACATTTCCGGTATATCGCTCGGGTCTTCCTGCTGATGCAATGGTAGAAGAACGTGTAGAAGCAACTGCAGG ATATCTTGGAGGAGCTTTTGATGTTGAATCACTTGTGGAAAACTTGCTGAGGCAGCTTGCTGGAAATCAGGATATTATGGTAAATGTGTATGATGTCACTAACGCTTCTGAGCCCTTGGTCATGTATGGATCCCAATTCCCTGATGGTTATATGTCATTTTCACACGTCAGCATGCTTGATTTTGGAGATCCATTTCGGAGACACCAAATGGAATGCAG GTACAGTAACAAGCCTCCCATTCCATTGTCTGCCATTACCACGCCTTCTGGTGTCTTTGTGATCTGCATGCTAGCAGGATATATATTATATGCTGCTTGGAATCGCTATGACAATGTTAAGGAAGATTGTCGAAAAATGGAAGAGCTAAAAAAACAAGCAGAGGCTGCAGATGTTGCTAAATCTCAG TTTCTTGCAacagtttctcatgaaatcagaaCTCCTATGAATGGTGTCCTTG GGATGCTAGACATGCTTCTAGATACCAACCTAAATCTAACCCAAAAGGATTACGCCCAAACTGCTCAAGTCTGTGGAAAGGCATTGATATCATTGATTAATGAAGTACTTGACCGAGCGAAAATTGAAGCTGGCAAGTTAGAGATAGAGTCAGTGCCATTTGACCTGCGATCAATACTAGATGATGTTATCTCTTTGTTTTCTGCAAAATCAAGAGAGAAGGGAATTGAG CTTGCTGTATATGTTTCTGACAGAGTTCCCGAAATTCTTATGGGTGACCCAGGGAGATTTCGTCAAATAATTACAAATCTTGTGGGGAATTCAGTCAAA TTCACTGAACGTGGCCACATTTTTGTCCAAGTTCATCTGGCTGAGCATTCAAATAcgatcacagaagcaaaagttgaAACAGGCTTGAATGGACATTCAGGTGAAGCCAAAATTATATCCACCGGTACTGCTTTTGATACTTTAAGCGGTTTAGAAGCTGCTGACTGTAGAAACAGTTGGGAAAATTTTAAGATGGTACTTTCTCATGAGCAAACACTGCCTACTTCGTCTGGGATGCCGAATGACAATTATGCTGATAAAGTAACTCTCATGGTAACTGTTGAGGATACTGGAATAGGGATCCCATTTCATGCCCAGAATCGGGTTTTCACACCTTTTATGCAGGCTGACAGCTCAACCTCCAGGAATTATGGAGGAACTGGTATTGGCTTGAGCATCAGTAAGTGTCTGGTTGAACTGATGGGTGGGCAAATAAATTTTGTAAGTCGCCCTCATGTTGGGAGCACGTTCACTTTCACCGCTGTCCTCCAAAGATGCGACAAGAGCGCAGGTAGTGATGCAAAGAGGGCTCTTTCTGAGGTGCTGCCTACCTGTTTTGGAGGAACAAGAGCAATTTTAGTTGATAGAAGACCAGTTAGAGGTGCTGTAACAAGGTACCATCTACAAAGGTTGGGCATAAGTGTTGAATGTGTCAGTACCATCAATGAGGTGCCTAATGCAATACAAGGACAAAATGGTTGCTTGAGATCTgg TACACATAGCAAACAACCATGCATTTTGCTAATTGAGCATGATTCATGGGATACTAAAGCGGATGTTTGCTTGTGCAATCAACTAATACAATGGAAAGAGAATGGTCGTATCATTGAAATACCCAAGGTGGTTCTTCTTGTGACTTCTGAATCTGATAAAACAAAGGCTGGTTCTGATGTTGACATTGTGATCATGAAGCCTCTGAGAGCAAGCACAGTGGCCGCATGCTTTCAGCAAGTGCTAGGAATTGGGAAACAGCAAACTAGAGATAGACCCAAAGGGTCAGCTTCCCTGAGTGGTCTGCTAGATGGAAAGAATATATTAGTGGTTGATGATAATAAGGTGAATCTCAGAGTTGCTGCAGGTGTCCTGAAAAAATATGGGGCAAACGTGGAGTGTGCTGAAAGCGGCAAGGATGCTCTTTCTCTCCTCCAACTGCCGCACAAGTTTGATGCCTGCTTCATGGATGTTCAAATGCCAGAGATGGATGG